The DNA region GTGGCCGATCGGCTCCTGCCGGTGGAGCTGGCCGAAGAGGAGATTCCCGCGGCGTTTTTGAAAAAGGCCGCCGCCGTTCCGTGGGAAACCCGGGACCTCTTTCTGCGCGAGGTGCGGATCGACTACCTGCCCTTCGCGGGCGCTCCGAGCCGGGAGCCGGAGCGCGATCCGCAGTGGGCCTTGGGCCGGTGGGGGCTGGGGGCCGGGAGGACGAGGAGCTTTCCCTCTTTTGGGAGGCGTCCGCAACGTGGAAATTTCCGGTTGCGAGTTCCTCGGGATGCGCCACCGGCTGCTCGACCTGCGCAACGGACGGATCGTCGACAACGACTTTTCGAATCCGATGGGCGCTTTTTCTCGGACGGCAGTGGGCGGACGCTACGTCGCTTTCCTGGATAATTGGGTTGCCGACGGCAGCGTCCTGCAAAGCCACTTGGACGCCTGCCGTTTCTTTGTCATCGCGCACAACCGCTTCAGCGATTTCGGCCGGGGCGAGCGAATGGCCTTCCGGATCCAAGGCGAACCGCTCCGCGGAAAATGGTTCGCCAAGGGGAATCTCCCGGTTCGGCGCCTCCCGGTGGAGCGGATCGAGGGGAAGACGATCCGGCTGCGCGGGGGACGGTTGGCTCCGGGAGAGTTGCGGGGCGCGGGGATGCGGATCGAAAAGCCGGACGGCCGGGAAGACTGGATTCCGGTCCAAGACAATGCCGACGCGTCGGTCGTCCTGGCCTGGCCGGTCGAGGCCGGCACCGAGGCTCCCGATTGGGTGGAAGTGGCCGGATATCTTCCCCCGCGGCTGGCCACCGTCTCCCGGTGCTCCGGGAAGGAGCTTTTCCTCGCCGAAAAGCTTCCCGGCGATTACAGCGGTCTCGGCGTCCAAATCGTCAGCGGCCGAGGCGCGGGACAGGTGCGGACGATCGTTCGAGCGGAGGGAGAGCGGGTCACGGTCGACCGCGAGTGGGACGTCGCTCCCGACGCGACGAGCCAGGTCCTGCTCCACCAGGTGCAGGGAAACGGGATCTTCTTCGCCAACGAGGCCGAGGATCCGAACGGCCTCTTTGTCGGAACGGGAGATCTCTACGACTCGGTCTTCGACGCCAACACCCTGCGGAGGAGCTCCGGCATCTGGGAGAGCTCGGGAACCTTTCTGCAGTTCCTCGAGAACGTCCTCGACGTCGCCGTCAGCTATGCCGAGCCGTCCGCGGGAGCCCCGGCCCTGCCCGGCCGCGGCATGCTCGGGATTCTGGCGGGCGGGGAGCTGGCCGAGCGTTTCGCCAGCCCTTTCGAGCTGGTCCGCGGCGTCGTCTTCCGCCGGAACCGCCTCGCGTTCGGCCACCGTGTCCGAGTAGGATCGCGGCCGGGAGGAAGCGGGTTGGCCGCGGTGGTCGCGCGGGACCTAGTCATTGACCACAACTGGTTCGAGCACGGGCAGGTCGGAATCGAGCTCGAGCGCGGCGTTCGCCAAGCGGTACTCTCCCGGAATCTTTTCTTCGACATCGCGCTGCCCCAGCAGGTCGGTCAGGCGACCGAGGTGGAGATCCTGCCCGAGCGCTGACTCTCCCATCCGGAGCCCGTCGCCTACAACTCCTGGAAGGTCGGCCGGATCAGGATCTCGTTGACGTTGACGTGCGGCGGCCGCGTCACGGCGTAGACGATCGCCGAAGCGATGTCTTCGGCCTGCAGGGCGCGGCCCTCCTCGAAGTTCTTTTGGATCTCCTCGAGGGCCGCGCGGTCGGTGATGGTCTCGAGGAGCTCGGTGATGACCGCTCCGGGCTCGATGACGGTGACGCGGATGTTGTCGGACGGGGAGAGCTCCATCCGCAACCCTTCGGAGAGCGCACGGACCGCGTACTTGGTCGCGCAGTAGACCGCGCTTCCCGGATAGACCTTTCTGCCGGCGACCGAGGAGAGGGTGACGATGTGGCCGCTTTTCTGGGCCAGAAATCGGGGCAGCACCGCCGCGATGCTGGCCAGGACTCCCTTGAAATTGACGTCCACCGTCGCCATCCACTCCGCCACGTGCAGGTTCCGCATGAGCGAAATGGGCATGATGCCGGCGTTGGCGACCAGGATGTCGATTCCTCCGAACTGCTTGCAGGCGGCGTCGACCACGTTTTCCACCTCGCTCGGCTCCCGGACATCGCAGCGGATGGGTAGCGCGTTCCCCCCTTCGTCGGCGATCCGGCGGGCGAGAGCTTCGAGTCGGTCGAAACGGCGGGCGGCGGCGACAACGTTCGCCCCCTCGCGGGCGAGGGCGAGAGCGGTCGCTCGGCCGATGCCGCTTGACGCACCGGTGATGATGGCGGTCTTGCGGGAAAGCGGCTTCATTGTCGGCTCCATTTCTCGGGCTAGGCTAGCAAAGCGCTTGGGGGAAGGTCGAGAACCCATCCGCTTTTTGCCATAGAAATCGGCTTCGGCAGGCTGTAGGCTTTCCGGAAGACCATGCAGACGACCTCCTGGGCCGGCATCCCCTTCCGGTTCGTGCTCGCCTTGGCGACGCTCCTGTCGATCGGCGCCTGCTCGCGCCAAGAGATCTGCCCGGCGGTGACCGAACAGGACAAGAAGCAGTTCGCCGAAGCCCTCCAGGCCAGGCCTCTTGTCCGGATCACGGTCCTTTCGATGGTTCCCAGCCGCATCTACCGGTGTGGGGTCGCGGTGCGCTGGTCGACCTCGGTCAACATGATCACGCTTTCCGCCGAGGGAAGGCCGACGACCACCTACTGCGGCAGCTTCGAGATGGCGGCCGACTTTCCCCGCAACTCCTTCGGAGAGATCGCCGTGGCTTCGGCGCTTCCCGCGTATTGGTCGGACACGGTCCGGGAAATTCAGGGCTATGCGTTGATGAGCCGTCGGCCTTCCGGCGCTCCGCGGTAACCGGAGAGGGCCGGCTCGCGGCCGGCAGGGCGGCGGGCTAATCCCGTGCGTCGGCGCGCCGGAGGAGTCGCTTGGTCGCCTCCCACTCCTCGCGGGGATCGAGGCGGCGGAGAAAATGGCTTTTGCCGGATCGGAGAACGGCGATCGGCTCGCCGTCGCGGTAGAGCAGGCGGTTACCGGCCAGGGCGGGCAGCCGCTCCCCCGGCGTGAGGATGCCGACCAGGTTGGCGGGATCGGCGGCGCAGACCGAGACCCAGGAGCCAGACTTCGGCCGGTCCCGGATCTTCCGCAGGGAAGCGGCCGCCTCGGGGAGGGCGAACTGCTCTCCGGAGAAGCCGGCGACGAAGCGTCCGCCGCGGATTTCTTCGCGCGCTTCCAAGCGGCGGTAAATGCCCACAAGCTGCCACCACGGGGGTAGCCCCTCCTCCCGTTCCAGGAGCCGGCGAAAGACCACGCCGTAGCGCCGGAGCAGCACGCGGGCGATCTCCTCCGCCCGCTCTTCGTCTCCCAGGGCGCAAACCGGAGGTGTGAGTGACCAGCGGCCGGCAGGAACCTCCCGGTCCCTGCGGCGCCCCCGCTCGGGCCGGAAGAGGCGCAGGCCGGAAAAGCCGTCGGAATGAACCAGCCCGCTCCCGGCCAGCTCGGCCAGCGCCTCCGTAGCTTCTCCGCGGAGCAGCCGGCAGTTCTCCAGGATGTCGGAGAGGAAGGAGGGGCCCCGGCTTTGGAGGTAGGCGAAGATCGTCGCCGCCCGGGGGCGCAGCCGCCCGGGAGCGGAAAGGTCCCCGTTCGACCAGACCGCAAGCCGGCCGCGGGGCAAAACGGCGACGGGGGAGGAGGCCACCAGCCGCGGGTTCTTGTTCTCCTCCGGCCGTCGGCGCAGCCGGTGCCAGAAGAAGCGGCCGTCTAGGCAGAGCCGTTCGAGCCAATCCGGATCGAAATCGGCGATCCGGGCCGGCAGAAGCTCCTGCTCCCAGGCTTCCGCCGGCGCCGAAATCCCTTCGAGCAGCGGGAGGACCGCATGCAGGCTCTCCGGGCCGCTCCCGCGCTCCTCCGGGGCGAGCCGCTGCCATGCCAAAAGAAAGCGAAGGAAGTCCAAGGCCGAGACCGGGCGAACCGACCGGCGGAGGCTCTCCTGCGCATAGCGATGGATCCGCGCGAGCAACCCGCGGGGGCACCACTGCTCTTCCTCTTCCCCGGGGAGCCAGCGGCCGCGGAAGAGGAAGCCCTCCGCTTCGAGCGCCGCCAGGGAAGGGAAGAGCCGCTCGGCCGGCAGTCCCAACGGCCGGCCGAGCGCGGTGGCGGACAGAGGGCCGAGCCCCTGGAGGCGTCCGCGGAGGATCTCGCGGAGCGCAGCCTCCGGATCCCACGGGGAGGAGGCCGGAGGCGGACCCGTCTTTCCGCTGACGATCTCCCCTTCCGGAAAGAGCGCTTTCCAGTGGGCGAGCCATGCGGGGGAGCTCCAGAGCAGATCGCGGATACCGGGCCGGGGCCGGAACGCGATCGCCCTCCCCGCTTCCGCCAGCTCCTGCAAGAGCCCTTCCCAGGACCGCGCCGGTCTTTTCCCGAAGCGGCGGAGCGGCTCCGGACAGCCCGTGCGGGCCTCCCGTTCGGTAAGGAATCCCAAGAGTAGAAGGGCGTCCTCCATCTGGTCGGGGTCTTGCGGATCCGGCCAGGCTTCCTCTTGGACGCAACGCACCGCCTGCGGGTCGGCAATGGAGAGCTGCCGGAGATCCGAAAGCGGGAGCCGTCCGGAGTAGGCGACCGCACGGGCGCGGCGCTCCTCGGCGGGAGCGGGGTCGAGAAAGGAGTAGGGGCGGGCGGCCAGGATTCCCCGGGCAGCCGGGGAGGGTTCGCGCAGATCGCGGGCCTCCGCGGCGATGGCGCCGCCCCGCAGCTTGCGAAGGAGATCCTCCAGCCCGTCCGCGTCCATCGCCTCCGCAAGGCAGTCGCGCAGCGTCTGCTCGACCAGCGGGTGGTCGGGGCATTCCCGGTCGCCGCCAAGGTTTTCGGGGCAGGCGACCGCGTCGGGGAAGATCGCCCCGAGCAGCTCCTCGGCCTCCATCCTCTGGAGAAGGGGAGGGACCCTGCCCCCTCCTCGGCGTCGAGCGACCGCGAGCGAGATCGAGGCGGTCCAGCGCCAGCGGATCGTGAACATCGGGCTGGTCAGGAGCGCCTGGATCAAGACCGAGCGGACCGACTCCGGGTGGAGGAACGAGAGGATCTCCTCGAGCGGAAAGCTATGCGCGTGGGTAAGCGAGAGAAGGATCGCATCCTCGGTCGCCGCCGCCTGCAGCTCGAAGTTGAACTTTCGGCAGAAGCGCTTGCGGAGCGCGAGCCCCCAGGCGCGATTGATCCGGCTCCCGAAGGGCGAATGGATGACGAGCTGGGTTCCGCCCGACGGATCGAAAAAGCGCTCGATCGCGATGCGTCCCGGATGGGGGACGAAGCCGAGGGCCGCTCGGGTGGCCGCCAGATAGGCGGCGAGCTCTCGAGCGGCGCGCCCGGGGAGGCCGATCCACCCCTCGAGCTTTTTGCCGGCGTGTTCCGCCGCGTCGGGAAGCCCGCGTTCTTCTGCTTCCGCAAGCCACTGGTCCACGCGGCGGCGGACCCTGCCGGCACACGCGGAGAGCTCGCGGCTGCGGCCGGGCAGCTCCCCGAGCCAGAACGGAATCGTGGGAGCCTCTCCGCGGGCGTCTTCGACGCGGACGACCCCGCGCTCGATCTTGCGCAACCGCCAAGAGGTGTTGCCCAGCGCGAAGATATCTCCGGGAAGGCTCTCGACCGCAAAGTCCTCGTTCACCGTTCCCAGGGTGATCCCCTCCGGTTCCGCGACGACGGCGTACTCCCCGGCGTCCGGAATCGCGCCGCCGCCCAGCAGGGCGGCCAGCCGAGCGCCCTTGCGCGGGAGGATGCGGTTGCGGGCGCGGTCCCGGAAAAGGAAGGCGCGGCTGCCCTCCCGCCTCGGAGAGTAGCCCTCCGCCAGCATCGCCACGACGCGCAGAAATTCCTGGCGGCGGAGCCGGCGATACGGATAGGCCCTCCGGACCGACCGAAAGAGCTCCTCTTCGTCCCGCGGGCCGGCGGCCACCTCGGCGACGATCTGCTGGGCGAGGACGTCGAGGGGGGCTTCCGGGATCACGAGCCGGTCGAGGACTCCCTCCCGGATGGCCAGAAGGAGCCCGGCGCACTCGACCAGCTCGTCCTGGCTCAGCGGAAAGAGCCTCCCTTCGGGGACCGCTTCTCCGACCCGGTGGGCCGATCGGCCGACCCGCTGGAGAAGGGAAGCGATCGACCGAGGCGAGCCGAGCTGGCAGACAAGGTCGATCTCGCCGACGTCGATGCCGAGCTCCAAGGAGGAGGTGGCGACGAGAACCGAGAGCCGCCCGGTCTTCAGCCGCTCCTCGGCCGCAAGGCGCCGTTCCCGGCTCAGGCTCCCGTGATGGGCGGCCACCGCCGCTTCCCCGAGGCGTCCGGTCAGGTG from Methylacidimicrobium sp. AP8 includes:
- a CDS encoding DEAD/DEAH box helicase, encoding MNFHPAVRDWFAKTLGAPTPIQAAAWPLIQSGRPVLLASPTGSGKTLAAFLAAIDELVRQSQSGELRPEVSVLYVSPLRALSYDVQRNLLEPLAGIGRELAAKGIPAPEIRIGARTGDTPASERARLLRRPPHLLVTTPESLYLLLGSGGGRALLSTVRVVILDEIHAVASGKRGAHLSLSLERLAALTRVPFQRIGLSATQRPIRELAHFLTGVGERGSAPCAVVDLGSRRKMEITVELPSSPLEPVLSTEVWEEIYDRLADLVRSRRTTLIFVNSRRLAERVAHHLTGRLGEAAVAAHHGSLSRERRLAAEERLKTGRLSVLVATSSLELGIDVGEIDLVCQLGSPRSIASLLQRVGRSAHRVGEAVPEGRLFPLSQDELVECAGLLLAIREGVLDRLVIPEAPLDVLAQQIVAEVAAGPRDEEELFRSVRRAYPYRRLRRQEFLRVVAMLAEGYSPRREGSRAFLFRDRARNRILPRKGARLAALLGGGAIPDAGEYAVVAEPEGITLGTVNEDFAVESLPGDIFALGNTSWRLRKIERGVVRVEDARGEAPTIPFWLGELPGRSRELSACAGRVRRRVDQWLAEAEERGLPDAAEHAGKKLEGWIGLPGRAARELAAYLAATRAALGFVPHPGRIAIERFFDPSGGTQLVIHSPFGSRINRAWGLALRKRFCRKFNFELQAAATEDAILLSLTHAHSFPLEEILSFLHPESVRSVLIQALLTSPMFTIRWRWTASISLAVARRRGGGRVPPLLQRMEAEELLGAIFPDAVACPENLGGDRECPDHPLVEQTLRDCLAEAMDADGLEDLLRKLRGGAIAAEARDLREPSPAARGILAARPYSFLDPAPAEERRARAVAYSGRLPLSDLRQLSIADPQAVRCVQEEAWPDPQDPDQMEDALLLLGFLTEREARTGCPEPLRRFGKRPARSWEGLLQELAEAGRAIAFRPRPGIRDLLWSSPAWLAHWKALFPEGEIVSGKTGPPPASSPWDPEAALREILRGRLQGLGPLSATALGRPLGLPAERLFPSLAALEAEGFLFRGRWLPGEEEEQWCPRGLLARIHRYAQESLRRSVRPVSALDFLRFLLAWQRLAPEERGSGPESLHAVLPLLEGISAPAEAWEQELLPARIADFDPDWLERLCLDGRFFWHRLRRRPEENKNPRLVASSPVAVLPRGRLAVWSNGDLSAPGRLRPRAATIFAYLQSRGPSFLSDILENCRLLRGEATEALAELAGSGLVHSDGFSGLRLFRPERGRRRDREVPAGRWSLTPPVCALGDEERAEEIARVLLRRYGVVFRRLLEREEGLPPWWQLVGIYRRLEAREEIRGGRFVAGFSGEQFALPEAAASLRKIRDRPKSGSWVSVCAADPANLVGILTPGERLPALAGNRLLYRDGEPIAVLRSGKSHFLRRLDPREEWEATKRLLRRADARD
- a CDS encoding SDR family oxidoreductase; translation: MKPLSRKTAIITGASSGIGRATALALAREGANVVAAARRFDRLEALARRIADEGGNALPIRCDVREPSEVENVVDAACKQFGGIDILVANAGIMPISLMRNLHVAEWMATVDVNFKGVLASIAAVLPRFLAQKSGHIVTLSSVAGRKVYPGSAVYCATKYAVRALSEGLRMELSPSDNIRVTVIEPGAVITELLETITDRAALEEIQKNFEEGRALQAEDIASAIVYAVTRPPHVNVNEILIRPTFQEL